Genomic DNA from Waddliaceae bacterium:
ATGTTTGAATTTTCTGTAGCATATAAGTATCTTATTCCTCGGCGCCGTCAGCTTTCGGTATCTATCATCACGATAATCTCTACGCTGGTAATCTCAGTAGTAGTATGGCTTATCCTCGTATTTTTCTCCGTAACGACTGGCCTTGAAAAAGGGTGGGTAGAAAAACTCGTAGCCCTAACGGCCCCAATAAGGCTCACCCCAACAGAAGAGTATTACCAGTCGTATTACTATAACGTCGACAGCATCAGCGACGCTTCCGACTATTCCACCAAGACCATCGGCGAGAAGCTGTCCGCCGAAAGTACCGACCCCTACGACCCCGGAATCGATATGGAGATACCTCCATACTGGCGATCTCCCGACACTAACGCCTCCGGCACGACAAAAGACCTCGTAAAAGATACGTTCTCCCTACTACAAAGCCAAGGCCTCACCGCCGGCGACTACGACCACGCTCTTGCGCAGATGCGTCTACGTCTCGTCAGGCATAGCAACGAAGGCATGGGATCGACAACACAGACGTTCCTAACACAAGGGTGCTACCTTTCATCGTTCGACGCCAAAAACCACAGCGTAGCAACAATAACCTTGGAACCCACAGCTTCAGACCTCGCAAATATCTTCGCACTACTAGCGACATCAGCAGACGCAGCAACAGAAGACATGCCTTCCAGCGACGACAGCGTCTCTTCGGAGACATTCCACGAAAAGCTTGATGCTTTCCTAGAAAACACCACGATAACACACCTGAAGACTCCCCCAGAAGGATGGTATATCCCCCCTTCTATGCTGAAAACACCGAAACTTTCGGCTTTCGCCCTCGTCGACGGTGATACTATGATAAAAGCTTCACTCGACGAAAAATCGATACCTTCGGCAGAATCACCGGAAGACCTCATCTTCAACATAGAGATCGACATCAAAGGCGTCACGCTTTCAGGCTCCACGCCATATGGAGAGCTAACAATCGGCGCGGCAACGACGACAAAAGCCTTCGAAGACGCCCCCGAAACTCCACCACCGTGGATATATACCGTCGAAGATGCCACAGTGATACCATCCGACGATGTCTTCGGCGAAGGCGTCATCGTAGGTAAAGGCTTCCGCGACCACGGCGTCCTTCTCGGCGACAGAGGATACCTCTCATACCATATGGTCACCGCCGGATCACTACAAGAGCAGCGCGTCCCGATGTACGTCGCAGGGTTCTACGACCCCGGAATCATCCCCCTAGGCGGTAAGTTCGTCCTTGCTGACAGCAGCGTGACGTCCCTGATAAACGCCACGACACGCGTCAACGACAACACCTTCGGCAATGGAATAAACGTATGGTTCGACGACGTCAACACCGCCGCCACAGTGAAAACCTCTATAACGAAGAGTCTCACCGAAAAAGGCCTCGCGAAATACTGGAACGTCGAGACCTTCAGGGAATACGAGTTCACAAAAGACATCCTCGAACAGCTACAAAGCGAGAAATACCTGTTCTCACTCCTCGCCATAATAATAATGATAGTAGCATGCTCGAATATCATCTCAATGCTCGTCCTCCTCGTCAATGACAAGAAGAAAGAAATCGGGATACTACAGTCGATGGGAGCATCGCGATGGAGCGTAGCGCTGATATTCGGCTTCTGTGGAATAATAATCGGCATAATAAGCTCAGGGATAGGGACTATAGCAGCAATAGCGACGATGCATAACCTCCCAGCAATAATCGATGTCCTTAGCGCTATACAAGGACACGAACTCCTCAACAGCACCTTCTACGGCGATACACTGCCAACAACGCTAAGCGCCGGCACACTGAAGTTCGTAA
This window encodes:
- a CDS encoding FtsX-like permease family protein, encoding MFEFSVAYKYLIPRRRQLSVSIITIISTLVISVVVWLILVFFSVTTGLEKGWVEKLVALTAPIRLTPTEEYYQSYYYNVDSISDASDYSTKTIGEKLSAESTDPYDPGIDMEIPPYWRSPDTNASGTTKDLVKDTFSLLQSQGLTAGDYDHALAQMRLRLVRHSNEGMGSTTQTFLTQGCYLSSFDAKNHSVATITLEPTASDLANIFALLATSADAATEDMPSSDDSVSSETFHEKLDAFLENTTITHLKTPPEGWYIPPSMLKTPKLSAFALVDGDTMIKASLDEKSIPSAESPEDLIFNIEIDIKGVTLSGSTPYGELTIGAATTTKAFEDAPETPPPWIYTVEDATVIPSDDVFGEGVIVGKGFRDHGVLLGDRGYLSYHMVTAGSLQEQRVPMYVAGFYDPGIIPLGGKFVLADSSVTSLINATTRVNDNTFGNGINVWFDDVNTAATVKTSITKSLTEKGLAKYWNVETFREYEFTKDILEQLQSEKYLFSLLAIIIMIVACSNIISMLVLLVNDKKKEIGILQSMGASRWSVALIFGFCGIIIGIISSGIGTIAAIATMHNLPAIIDVLSAIQGHELLNSTFYGDTLPTTLSAGTLKFVIIATATTSLLAGVIPAIKASLLNPTKLLRSE